In the Pocillopora verrucosa isolate sample1 chromosome 4, ASM3666991v2, whole genome shotgun sequence genome, GTACATTAATTAAATCGAGCCGAATCAGAAGTTTTTCATCTTCTGTTAGAATTTGGATTTCAAGGTTCAACCAGCGCACTATCTAATAAACCTTCCGTCGTCCCAACCCAAAGTGATTTTACTAACCAGTCGGACATGTACATCAGCGTCTTCTAACTGACCCGTTCCCAGCCTCCTCGCATGCGACGAAAACGAAGAGAAGAAAAGACCCAATGGGGCGTTGGCCCTTTCCTTCGCCACGCTTTCGAGTCCTTATGTGAGTTGTACTGGTAACGAAAGTCAGCTCTTGTGTTGAGTTGTGTTGGTGGTGGGATGTTCTGGATTGGACTGGACTGGAAAGGAACGAGACAGGACTGAGTTGTAAAGATCAGGACTGCTGTGGACTGGAGTGTCTAGACTGAGATGAATTAGagtggagtggactggactggactggactggactagACTGGAACGGAGGGAACTGGACTTGATTGGACTTAGATAAGACTGTCTCAGATATGGATTATATCTGTCAGAAAACTGTAGCTCCTAAAATGTAGATGAAGTTTATCACACTTGTTAAAAGAACGTGGTACAATGTGAACAAACAAGGGTCCTCAGATAATCCTTTACTCCCATGactgactaagacagaatttctccttacgatatcaatgggaaatcaaccagataagtgatgagaataaagaaaaatatcaaattggggacaattagttgatccaatactcaattctctgaactaacattatacgaattttatggttgatagtaaggagaattactaatttggtctgggagttaaagggttaagtagcaCCCTCGCAATTCCTTTCTCTAGCGTAGAACTAACCAGCCACAACTTtgaataaattacaattttccGGTCCGCACATGAAATGCAGAATGTACGAATGCAGTCTAGAATTCTGAAATTTCACAGAAGCAGGTTGCAAAACTAACAACTGCTGGATGAAACGCGAACTAAAATATTTGAGAATGAAAGGATCGGATACTTCTGAGCACGAAAACGGCTTCAACGAAGGAGTATAAAAGGAACTTacttttgctttgaatttttgCTAAAGAATGCAAACACTCACAGAAATTAACTGACAGCTTGTAACAGAAGCATAGGTTACTGAACAGATTTAGCGGATTCTTCGAACTCGAACAAAAACTTCGACCTAGAACGTGCTAATACTCTCGCACATGGCCAAAGTATCTTTGAAACTTACTTTCCAAAAAGGTAAACATTTACTTAAAAGTAATCAAGTACTTACCTGTTTCCGCCCGTTGGTAGAAATGGTACAAAACGCGTCGTGCAAGTTCGACAAACGACGAACAACAGTCAAAAATCTTCGCAGCGGCAAAGGTTGAATTTATCAAAACTTATGATAATTTTGTGAAGTGTGCCCTTTTTAAACCGTTCCCACGTAGATAACAGGacatgttctgattggtttgCATAGTTGCACGGGTTTTGCACACGAATAAACCAGTGAAAATTTACATCACAGAAGGTTTCAGAATTACACAAATCAGAGTTTTGAATAGCAACAATAATGTCCGACCGACGAATCAGATCAGAGAGAAAGCTTTCTCGGgatctaaaataaaataacttctttcCCGGCTTTATCCAGGCTATGCGCAGTCTGCCCTTTCCAGCGTAATCATTCACGCAGGCTCTAAAGCATTTGgagtaaaaattgtaaaatcaaaaccaaagttgtAACGATAACCAGTGAAAACAACGGAAACGTTTCTTAGGGGCCAATGAGAACTCTGAGTAATATCAAGCAGCTGCTTAAAATGCGGGAAAAGCGAAGGAGAGATCACGGATTTGAATTGGTTTAAAGAATGGCGTTAGACTTTCTGGACTAATCACAAAGAaatgaagtaaagcaaaaccaaagcaatcccgaATAGTTATTGTCACTAAATTGAAATTAATAGAAAATGGCACGAATAAAATCCCGGGACGCGAGGCGAGGTGCGCTGGCACCGCTAGTTGATTCTTTAACccttaacccctgagagtgactagcatataatttctcccaacagtataaaccctgcatcacacagtagggtcatgagaataaaggaatgatcactaactaaataGTCTCTTGatcgataaacaaattctcctcatcagcaccttaggaaacgtATAGAaaaaagtatagagaatatgcatactgatgctagggtgtaaagagttgaACCAACTGACCTACTGCCAGCGCCCTGATGGTCAAAACCCTCTCGTTTATTGCACCGGTCTTCTCATAGAAAATTAGAACACTGTGTTTTGCTTCAAGTGCGTTCATAAAAAGCAAGAATGTACTTTCGGTTTACCAGCGTAGCAACTCACGCCAGGATGTTGAGAGAACGAGAGAATCACGAACTGGAGGGGAGTGATTTATAAACTGTTCTCTTGTTCACCCAACATCCCGCGTGGGTTATTACAACGATAAACTGGTTGAAATTAAGTATAGTATTAATTTGTTTgctttagttttgattttagaATGCCGATTTCTTTTGACTTGCGCAAAGTGTCACACAAGGAAAGAAAGACTGGTTGTATTCAAGCTTAGAGCctagtgaaaaaataaaagcgtTAAAGGACTTTCAAACAACTCTACGTTAAAGACATTCGATTTAATGTATCTATAAACATCGTCTACCATAATTAGATAAATTGTAGCGCGAAGAACCCACACAGCCAGATGTATacaacttgaaaaaaaagaagtcaaTACTACATCGAACAATGTTATGAAGCCTTCATTGCAAAGGGGTATTGAGCGCCCTAGACTAGTTTTACATGAACTTCAAATGTACCCTCGGAACACATTCTGCCTTAAATCGAAAGAGCACTTCGCTTCGAAGCAAAAGTGTGCATAGGTACCGCACTCGAATCAAttatttcttcctctttttgtcTTCGCTAacttctctttccttttcttgacATGTTTGGGTGTTTTGTTCTGTCTCCTTTCTCTGTTAGCTTCTTTAACAAGTTTTTTGTGCTCCTTTTTGCTCATAGCTGTGCCTTCCTTGTgtaaattcttttctttctctgtaTCATTTTCGTCAGCACTGAAGGCCTCGTCTTCAGAACTAGCATCGTCATCAACATTCATGATGTCCAGTTTGTCAACACAAAGATGTTCATTGTCTCCTTGATTTTCTGGTTGATTTGTGAGGAGTTCAGGATGCGCCAGCACTCCTGTTAGGTCAGATTTCAGGCCGGTTAGAGTTGAGTACAAAATTTCTTCTGCTTGTCCTTCTTTGACTCTCTGCGCATCTTTCTCAAAGTCTACAACTTGTTCGAGCGTTCGGGGAATGTAAGCTTTCTTAAACACTTCTTCCTTCACTGTCTCTTCAGGGGTTTCTTCCTCAACTCCACGATTAGCGATGATCGCTTGTGCTCTCTCAAGATAGTCGTCCACATTGTCGTCATTCAGGGTGGGATCTGTTACAAAGTCGAATAGCTCGCGAACATTCATGACACAGACTCCATTCTTCTTAAAGAAGTCGGTAACATTTGTACAGTCTTTTCGTAAGAATTCTAAGGCGTGTGGATGATCGTGCTCCACAGACTGCGAAACATCAATCACATACAGCTGATCCCCACTGTATAACATGTTAAACTCGCTCAGATCGGCGTGAACAAGACGGCATTTCCAGTAGATGTTTCGTACGATCTGAATGCACTGGAGGTACAGTTCTCTAGCTTTAGATTCCGACAACGTGACATCCTTGAGTAGAGGAGCTGGCCAGCCATCCACCCCAATGAAGCTCATGACGAGAACATGACTGCGAAGAATGATCGGTTCTGGGCAAGGGATATCCGCATTGAACATTCGCGTAAGGTTTCGCATTTCCTTCTCCGCCCAGGTCTTAACCATCTTTCGGGGGTTGTGTTTGCAATATCCATGACGGAATCTGAATTCGCCAGTCACATATCTATCCCTGTCCTTAAAGATAAGAATGGACGTCTTGTAAACCTTCACTGCCCTCTCGTCACCATTTGCATTCGTGCTGTGATATACATTTGCCTCTTTTCCAGTGCTGATGCAGCCATTTATTTCATTGATCACTCCTTTGTTTAGGATTTTGAACAGAATCATTCTTGTTCGAGGATCCATAACTTGTTCAACAGTGGCCCTGTCTGCCTTATCTTTAGCACGCACTCTGTCATTTTCAAGCTTCTTATTGGCTTGGATCAGAACATTCGCGGCTTTGTTGGATAATTTCGGTCCCTCGTACTTCTCCACTTTAATTCGATTGCCAAATTTTGCAAACGATTTTTCGTTCGGTTGCAAAGAAGACTGGCGTTTACCTGTGGTATTCGAAACATGAACCTCTGACTTTGATGCGTTATAACGTTTCGTAAAATCCCCTGTCTCGTCTTCCCAATCCCATCCATCAAAATCTTCATCGTCGCTGTCTTCCGAAGAAGATTTCACGTGGTCTATCGATTCGCCATTCTGATGTTTGTCCAGCCCCTGTACTTCTTTCACGATGGGTTCATGAGAAATATAATGAGTCAGTGAGTTCGGTACTACACTTTCGTCTTCTTCGGCATCCTCAAATTGGCCGTCTTGAACAGTACAGGACCTAAATTCGAACTCCATTGGTGAGCATAAACAGCCGTTTGAAAAACATGTGTGCCAATTGCATCAATATTGCGCAAGGAGTAAGACATGTCAGCGGTTGGTCACAGAGAGCATGAGTAAAAGTAAGCTCTGCGTGACTTTCTTGCTTTGTGACACAAAGAATTGCTGTGACGAGCTTTTGTTTATCGTCAGGTGCGGATTTACGTTTCACACGATTCAAAAATTACAAGTCTATGCGCTGGAGAAAGCTGTCGTGGCCAAATTGACTTGCCTGTTGGAGCTCTTATTGCAAAAGGGTTAATGACAGTCACGTGTCGTTACGTGAAGCAAGAACGTGACATCTTCGGCAATGAATAGTTGACCTTTTTCTCAAATTAGATGCTGACATCGTCTGCTCTTAGTTTCAGTCCTGAAGGGGAAACATCGAATCTTCCGACACCTTGAAAGCGTGAGGTATGCTTTCAGTTTAGTATCGAACTGAGTTCCCACTTTTTTAACACAGGAGAACTCGAACTttactttttcgttttcatgtTCGTGCGCGGGCAGAATAAATATCTAGCTGGTCtgttttgcaaacaaaagaatTGGAGCCATTGGAATCGCcgaaaaaatcaaaaattttgaGTGTTGCGTGCTTTGACAGCTTTACAAGTGGACAAGTGTATCTTCCGCTTACCTTGAGCGCTGGATTTTCTCCAACGCAATGGATTTCATTTCCTGCGACGGAAGACCGGGATTGAAATGATGATTGAAATTAGAGTAAAGGTCAGTCTGTatgttttatgttttaaatgtATTCGGAATGAAATCTTACTGACAACAGTATCTCATTTATTTCTAAAACGAGTTTGTTTTTAAGCTATGATATATTTAATATCActaaaagacaaaataaagagCTGTGTTTTTATGAAACCAATATCGAGTACATTTTATTCGCTCAACAGAGTGGAAACTCTGGATTCTGGTTAAGATCGACGTTCACTATGTAAAGTTCGCACGTCGTGCTTTCTAATTTAAAAACATTCGCAATAGAGACGAAAATAGAAAATGGTTTCCCACATTTACAGTACGAAACTGCAACAGACCAAAATTGTCATATTCTATTTCaggtgacaaaaaaaaaaagaaagaaaatagctttgttcttttttatgcGTGACTTGTCTATTTCTGTCACAAACAGTAAGACATATTGAACAACTTATTTCGTAATATTTGCACAATATAATGAGAAATTTAGTTTTCTGTCTGGTCTTGTAGGCTGCAAAATACAACATATTTGAGTTGTTTAATTTGCAGACAGTGTGTAAACTTTGGTCGCAGATACAACACGTACGTAGAGTTTACTTTGAACTTTCCAAGAGGAGGTCCTcggttttatttttatctatagCAGTGTAAACAAACGATTTGACAATTTCTTCTTTGGAAAGTGCCTTGTCTGTTTTCAGGATTCATACTCATGGGTGTTGCAAGATACTGTAAATTATTGTTTGCTAGTTTCCAAAGATTTTCTTGTTACCTTGTATGATGGAAATTTCAAAGGGGTGTTCAAAGGTTGCACATGTCAGTCATGCAAAAGCCAGTTTTTTAGaaattgagtaattttttcttacTGCCATTTATTTATAGCACATCAACAGAGGGGATGTTACTgttagattttttgtttttgaattgaaaaatgCATGTATTATTGACATTTGAGTAGTCTcacattataaaaattatgcAAGTGAAGCACATTCATTTTTCATACATGTATTGATGTTTTACATGAAGGTAAAGGAAGAAGATTGTTAACTCTGAACCTAACCCTCTGATACAATgtataaaaaaattgtcaaggaCATGATCACTTTTTTTTGATGTGGCTAACCTTCCAAAAAATTCTCTGAAGCTCAGTTTATGAAGCTTTCCACATAAGAGGTAGAATGGCCAGAGGTTTGCTTCATCATGAGGATCTAGTTATTCTTGTTATAGGCTTGTGCAAACACATGAAGCCTCTCTTTATGCTTTTTACAATGTATGTCTTACATGGAGCTCCATGTTGATGTCAGGATAGATCTGccagaaattgaaacaaagatgaaaataacTGCAGTTACTTGTATTTTAGTCTGATAAAAGTACATGTGTAGTGTAGTACACATAGCTCTctaaattttcaataataacATGGTGTTGTTATAAAAtggttttcttcctttttttcccacACAGCTCTTCAACTTGTTATAGACAAGGTGTATTGAAAATAAGGCTACAACAATGTCAACCCCAAAAGTATCCTTTACGAATCATCATTTATTGGAAGCAGAGCTTTCACCGAAAGTAAATATTGCAATGTCCACAGAAGAGCTTCCTGACAATGGCAGTGACAACTACACTGGCGAGGTAAGGATGGATTGAACCAGAATGCCAGGTAGAAATAAATCACAACTGAACTTAAACATCTTTCACAATTGGGTGGGCTATTGGTGAGTTTTTGCTTTGTTATAAGCTAAATGATACTGAGTGCCTGTttaagggttagggttagggttagggttaggatttccttttccttctgaTTCATCAACAAGATAAATCAAGTAATAGTGCAGTTTGatcgtctgggtgagtgtagtcctgagaaggaatgttgtcggtagtggagactgacgtttcgacaacctgagcgaaagtcatcatcagagtcaagatAAATCAAGCAAATCGATTACCACTACTCATAATTCAATAAATCCTGAATGGATGCGACATGATAATTATCATTATGGCTTTTTTCcaaatgtaaattttccatTGTCAACTCCTAAAGTCCTTTGTTTTACAAAACAGTGTGACACCAAATAAACTTATAGTATTGAATAACAAAGACACATAAGTTGCACATGTATTTTGTCTAGAAATGCATGAATAGTGTCTATTTCCATCTAATAACCTGCATCTGTGTgtataaaatatatttgcaCATCTGTATATCTAAGCAGTACTGTAACTTGTTTATGTCTCAGTTGTTGCTGATAGTGTATTTCTGAAAGTTACTATATGCTGTCAAGcaattgctgtttttctttaataatttatGGTATCAAATAATTTATAGTCATCAGGGGAAGATGAGGTTGATTGTGCTGTTGAAAAGAATTTTGATGCAGCAGTCTTTGATGTTCTGAAGGTTCTACCAGAAGAGTTTGCTGTAAGTCACTTTCTTATTTTGTGAATGGTCCATTTGTCCTTTTTGTTATTTAGTgtttgtttatgtttctttcttgtaagaatttgaaaaaaagaaacaaaaaaaaaaaagaaaactgttcaTACAGATCTTTAACTACATATGCTGTTGTACATGTTTATGAACTGGACACTGCTTGTGGTGCAAATTAActttgctttgaatttttttctccaaacaGCAACAACTCACAATTTTGGATCTGGCTGTGTTCAAGGCAATCAACCCTGATGTAAGTGATTCAATTATGTATATGTAAAGGGCAAATAATTAAGGTGAATGGATTCTATTAAAGCCCCTGGATTTTATCAGCTGTTCTTCTTGGATTCAACCATTTATTGTTCTTTAAATAGTGCTTTCAGTAACATTATCATTGCAATGTACATGCAGCTATAATATTTTAATATCAATCATAGTTGTATTGTCAGCAGTGCTTGTGGCTACTATGAAgcaaatcctgtgttctgaATGGCTACCCAAGCAGGCAAGATGTGTTCAGGATTGTCAGCTTTGTTCTTGCCCAATTTAAATTTTAGACAATGTTGATAATGGAGTAGCAAAAAGCTACAGtagacagtcaaaacaaagaaaatataaacaactCTCATATGTTTATTGTGCTACAGACACAGGTGGCTTTCTTTTCTGGCTCCTGAATTAAACAAGTCATTCATGATTCTTATTagaactaaatattttttatgtaatgAATCCCTTATGGACCAAGGTTGTTTTGTCAAGCCTCATTCTTGACCAGTATATAGTTGTCTTGACCTCATGCTCATTCAACAATGCATATTTATTATAGGAACTATCAGGAGTTGGCTGGACAAAGAAGCAAAAGGTTGAGCTTGCACCAAACATTGTTGCATTTACAAAGAGGTTTAACCATGTAAGTCTTGTCGTGAGCCTTCTCTGTACAAATTGCTCTTTGTGTTGTTTTCAGTATGG is a window encoding:
- the LOC131769471 gene encoding serine/threonine-protein kinase RIO1-like, translating into MEFEFRSCTVQDGQFEDAEEDESVVPNSLTHYISHEPIVKEVQGLDKHQNGESIDHVKSSSEDSDDEDFDGWDWEDETGDFTKRYNASKSEVHVSNTTGKRQSSLQPNEKSFAKFGNRIKVEKYEGPKLSNKAANVLIQANKKLENDRVRAKDKADRATVEQVMDPRTRMILFKILNKGVINEINGCISTGKEANVYHSTNANGDERAVKVYKTSILIFKDRDRYVTGEFRFRHGYCKHNPRKMVKTWAEKEMRNLTRMFNADIPCPEPIILRSHVLVMSFIGVDGWPAPLLKDVTLSESKARELYLQCIQIVRNIYWKCRLVHADLSEFNMLYSGDQLYVIDVSQSVEHDHPHALEFLRKDCTNVTDFFKKNGVCVMNVRELFDFVTDPTLNDDNVDDYLERAQAIIANRGVEEETPEETVKEEVFKKAYIPRTLEQVVDFEKDAQRVKEGQAEEILYSTLTGLKSDLTGVLAHPELLTNQPENQGDNEHLCVDKLDIMNVDDDASSEDEAFSADENDTEKEKNLHKEGTAMSKKEHKKLVKEANRERRQNKTPKHVKKRKEKLAKTKRGRNN